From one Bacteroidota bacterium genomic stretch:
- a CDS encoding ATP-binding protein → MEKSINISSKIENLRVIEKIIDEISAQCCLSNEIYGNVLIATLEAVNNAITHGNKLDETKIVTLSFVCSEEELKIVVIDQGCGFDYLHIPDPTAPENLENINGRGIFLMEKLSDELNFYNKGSKVELIFNLT, encoded by the coding sequence ATGGAAAAAAGCATAAATATTTCATCTAAAATTGAAAACTTAAGAGTCATTGAAAAAATTATTGATGAAATATCTGCTCAATGCTGCTTAAGCAACGAAATTTATGGGAATGTTTTGATTGCTACTCTTGAAGCTGTTAATAATGCTATTACCCATGGAAATAAATTAGACGAAACCAAAATTGTGACCTTAAGTTTCGTATGCAGTGAAGAGGAATTAAAAATCGTTGTGATTGACCAAGGTTGTGGTTTTGACTATTTGCATATACCTGATCCTACAGCTCCGGAAAATTTAGAAAATATTAATGGAAGAGGAATTTTCCTTATGGAAAAACTCTCTGATGAATTGAATTTTTACAATAAGGGAAGTAAAGTAGAACTTATTTTTAATCTTACATAA
- the ybeY gene encoding rRNA maturation RNase YbeY, with protein MAINYFSQDIDFILKGKCDTRRWIAKVIHLFHFKAGDINYIFVSNNYILEINQKYLAHDYFTDIITFDNSEKKDVINGDIYISIDTVKSNATKYDVTFENELKRVMIHGILHLIGFNDHTEEEKIVMREKEDSCLKLLFS; from the coding sequence TTGGCAATAAATTATTTTTCCCAGGATATTGATTTTATCCTGAAAGGTAAATGTGATACGAGAAGATGGATCGCGAAAGTGATACATCTTTTTCATTTTAAAGCGGGTGATATTAATTATATTTTCGTCAGTAATAATTATATTCTTGAAATCAATCAAAAATATTTAGCTCATGATTATTTTACGGATATCATCACTTTTGATAACTCCGAAAAAAAAGATGTAATTAACGGGGACATTTATATTAGCATAGATACTGTTAAATCGAACGCAACAAAGTATGATGTAACCTTTGAAAATGAATTAAAAAGGGTGATGATACATGGTATCCTTCATTTAATCGGGTTTAATGATCATACCGAAGAGGAAAAAATTGTAATGAGGGAAAAAGAAGATAGTTGTTTAAAATTACTTTTTAGTTGA